A section of the Natronolimnobius sp. AArcel1 genome encodes:
- a CDS encoding restriction endonuclease: MDTGVTKSTILHYLQQIDGHEFEHFIADLWSRRGWDTNVTSQSGDKGIDVVATKTFPYPKKTLIQTKRYRDSNSVSGPELQKYASLKQRENVDEVVIITTSGFTDQAEDIADDFNIKLISGETLQRLVREMAAEDLVATYADGAEIPDQPYTETISDFEPARPPTIVAECDLFRASLVGYEWVTSSDPAVETPAEFDGPFFAFELTNLVDHDLRLHPWEDFTVYDDRGQKYTQGMRFSKNRYFPGDWQVKQPRIPAGGTAKFAFYVGGVSGSVSRIRFQNNTHLLLEEYDRESDGLSRADLLQKVSWMMYLSAEEKEALPGLPSELAAAVN, from the coding sequence CTTCACTACCTGCAACAGATAGACGGCCACGAGTTCGAGCATTTCATTGCTGACCTCTGGTCTCGTCGCGGGTGGGACACTAATGTAACATCCCAATCAGGTGATAAAGGAATTGATGTCGTCGCTACCAAAACGTTCCCGTACCCGAAAAAGACCCTCATCCAGACGAAACGATATCGAGATTCGAACTCCGTTTCCGGACCCGAACTCCAGAAATACGCCTCACTAAAGCAACGAGAGAATGTCGACGAGGTCGTTATTATCACGACCAGTGGGTTCACCGACCAGGCCGAAGATATTGCTGATGACTTTAATATAAAATTGATCTCTGGGGAGACACTCCAACGATTGGTTAGAGAGATGGCCGCCGAGGACCTGGTCGCAACCTATGCAGACGGAGCCGAAATACCTGATCAACCATACACTGAAACGATCAGTGATTTTGAGCCAGCAAGACCACCAACTATCGTCGCCGAATGCGACCTTTTTAGAGCATCACTTGTCGGATATGAATGGGTAACGTCATCTGATCCGGCCGTAGAAACACCGGCCGAATTCGACGGCCCGTTCTTCGCGTTCGAACTCACAAATCTCGTCGATCACGATCTTCGCTTACACCCATGGGAGGATTTTACCGTCTACGACGATCGTGGCCAAAAATACACGCAAGGAATGCGGTTCTCGAAAAACCGCTATTTTCCAGGTGACTGGCAAGTCAAACAGCCACGAATTCCTGCTGGCGGTACGGCCAAATTTGCGTTCTACGTCGGTGGTGTTAGTGGTTCGGTCTCGAGAATCCGGTTTCAAAACAACACCCATCTGCTACTCGAGGAGTACGATCGAGAATCGGATGGGCTCTCTCGGGCGGACTTGCTGCAGAAGGTGTCGTGGATGATGTACCTTTCAGCGGAAGAAAAAGAGGCACTCCCAGGTCTTCCGTCTGAACTGGCAGCCGCTGTCAATTGA